The nucleotide window ATGACGCTGTAACGCAAGCCGAGTGTGcgtctcggacgggcagatgttacggtaataacgcagtaacgcaagccgagtgtgtgtctcggacgggcagatgttacgttAATAACACAGTAACGCAAGCCGAGTGTGCGTCTCggtcgggcagatgttacggtaacaacgcagtaacgcaagcctaGTGTGCGTCTCggtcgggcagatgttacggtaataacgcagtaacgcagGCCGAGTGTGCGcctcggacgggcagatgttacggtaataacgcagtaacgcaagcctaGTGTGCGTCTCggtcgggcagatgttacggtaataacgcagtaacgcaagccgagtgtgcgtctcggacgggccgatgttacggtaataacgcagtaatgCAAGCCCGAGTGTGCGTCTCGGACGGGccgatgttacggtaataacgcagtaacgcaagcctagtgtgcgtctcggacgggcagatgttacggtaataacgcagtattgCAAGCTGAGTGTGCGTCTCGGTCGGGCAGATGTTACGTAATGACGCTGTAACGCAAGCCGAGTGTGcgtctcggacgggcagatgttacggtaataacgcagtaacgcaagccgagtgtgtgtctcggacgggcagatgttacgttAATAACACAGTAACGCAAGCCGAGTGTGcgtctcggacgggcagatgttacggtaataacgcagtaacgcaagccgagtgtgtgtctcggacgggcagatgttacgttAATAACACAGTAACGCAAGCCGAGTGTGCGTCTCggtcgggcagatgttacggtaataacgcagtaacgcaagcctaGTGTGCGTCTCGGTCGGGCAGATGTcatccttaatgccgacccgctgtttacaaacacgccggcggagccctttgtctgtgctgctcggccgcggaaacgcagaaggaaaagaggaaaacgagccggcgttctcatcagagtaagacgtcgtgcaaatcgacccccgctacccagtatactactggcaaatgttcagtctctggacaacaaactctgcgagctgagagcgcggatctctttccaacgagagacgagggactgctgcgttatgtgccttacagaaacctggctgtctacggagattccagactcggccatcgaaatcacgggcttttccgtgcaccgagcggacagagcgaaagacctctctggtaaaagcagaggtggtggtgtatgttttatgatcaacaaatcatggtgtgatcagaggaacgtacatttcatcaagtcttttgctctcctgatctggaatatctcatgcttctgtgtcgaccattctggctgccgagggaattcacagcggttatcatcacagctgtgtacatcccccgcaagccgacacagaccgggcactcagggaactgtatgggtgtataagtgagcaggaaactgcgcaccctgaggctgcgttcattgttgccggggactttaacaaagccaacttcaaagcaatcgccccaaaataccaccaacacataaagttcaacacacgaggggaccgggttttggatcattgttactctcccttccggaaggctacaaatccctccccgcccccatttggcaaatcggaccattcttccgttctgcttctgcccgcttacaggcagaaactgaaacaggaagcacccaacctcagaacgatccagtgctggtcggaccaatcagactctgcgctacaagactgtttttgatcacacggactgggagatgttccggtccgcctctgatgacgacatcgaggtttacgctgacagcgtagcgtgtttcatcaggaagtgcgtagaggacgttgttccgaccaaaactatacggatataccccaaccagaaaccatgggttaacggcgatgttcgagcggcactcactgcgcggacctccgctttaattctcctaacacggaggagcgtaaacaagccagttatgccctccgtaacactatcagtgcagccaaacgccagtacaggcacaaacttgaaagtcagttcaacaccactgactccagaagtatgtggcagggaattaacacaatcatggactacaagcggaataaagtctccgccatgaacaccgctgcatctctccggacgaacttaatacattttatgctcgttttgaggacagtaacaccgccctcgcggagagagcactcgctgctgacgctacagaggttgattcactctccgtctctgttgtggatgtaacccgatcattccgacgggtgaacatccgtaaagccgcgggtccagacggcattccgggccgcgtcatcagagcgtcgcgcgaatcaactggctggtgtttttacggacatattcaatctgtccctctccctgtctgtagtccccacatgcttcaaaacatcaaccattgtgcctgtaccgaagcaagctataatcacatgcttaaatgactggcgtcctgttgctctgacccccatcatcagcaaatgcttcgagaggttaatcagagatcacatctgctctgttctgccccctctttggacccattgcagtttgcctaccgcaacaaccgctccactgatgatgccattgcatctacaatacacactgctctctcccacctggaaaaaaggaacacatatgtgagaatgctgtttgtagactacagctcagcattcaacaccatagtgccctccaagcttgatgagaaactccgggctctgggcttaaacagctcgctgtgcagctggatcctggacttcctgtcaggcagacgtcaggtggttagaatgggcagcaacatctcctcatcactgaccctcaacactggagccccgcagggctgtgttctcagcccactcctgtattccctgtacacacatgactgtgtggcaacagatagctccaatgccatcattaagtttgctgacgatacgacggtggtaggtctgatcactgacaatgatgaaagagcctacagagaggaggtgcacactctgacacgctggtgtcaggagcacaacctctccctcaacgtcagtaaaaccaaggagcttgttgtggacttcaggaagaaagacggagaacacagccccatcacgatcaatggagcaccggtggagagagtcagcagcttcaagttcctcggtgttcacattactgaggaactcacatggtccgtccacactgaggctgttgtgaagaaggctcaccagcgcctcttcttcctgagacggctgaggaagtttggaatgaaccaccacatcctcacacggttctacaccagcactgtagagagcatcctgactggctgcatcaccgcctggtacggcaatagcaccgcgcacaactgcaaagccctgcaaagggtggtgcgaactgccaggaacatcatcggaggtgagcttccctccctccaggacatatacaccaggcggtgtgtgaaaaaagctcggaggatcatcagagactccagtcacccaagtcatgggctgttctcactgctaccatcaggcaggcggtatcgcagcatcaggacccgcaccagccgactacatgatagctttttcccccaagcaatcagactgttgaactcttgatctatcaggatcaataattagcactgcactttattcagctgtaatctcacactggactgtcaacatattctcctcaatacaactgctatatatatatatatatacacatatatatttcatatactcccacttattgtattgtattgtatattctgttctatattctgcattgtatataattattgtgttgtgtaagtatgtgtacatctgatttgtaaattgttttgtgtaagtatgtgtacatttgatatgtaaattgttttgtgtaagtatgttgtttattgtaattggtatatgtctcgtcactgtcatgactgctatgttgctcggaactgcacacaagaatttcacctactgttgcacttgtgtacatggtagtgtgacaataaagtgatttgatttgatttgatttgatttgatgttacggtaataacgcagtaacgcagGCCGAGTGTGCGcctcggacgggcagatgttacggtaataacgcagtaacgcaagccgagtgtgcgtctcggacgggccgatgttacggtaataacgcagtaacgcaagccgagtgtgcgtctcggacgggccgatgttacggtaataacgcagtaacgcaagccgagtgtgcgtctcggacgggccgatgttacggtaataacgcagtaacgcaagccgagtgtgcgtctcggacgggccgatgttacggtaataacgcagtaacgcaagccgagtgtgcgtctcggacgggccgatgttacggtaataacgcagtaacgcaagccgagtgtgcgtctcggacgggccgatgttacggtaataacgcagtaacgcaagcctagtgtgcgtctcggacgggcagatgttacggtaataacgcagtaacgcaagccgagtgtgcgtctcgggcgggcagatgttacggtaataacgcagtaacgcaagcctagtgtgcgtctcggacgggcagatgttacggtaataacgcagtattgCAAGCTGAGTGTGCGTCTCGGTCGGGCAGATGTTACGTAAtgacgcagtaacgcaagcctgGTGTGtgtctcggacgggcagatgttacgtaatgacgcagtaacgcaagcctgGTGTGtgtctcggacgggcagatgttacgtaataacgcagtaacgcaagccgagtgtgcgtctcggacgggcagatgttacggtagtAACGCAGTATTGCAAGCTGAGTGTGcgtctcggacgggcagatgttacgtaatgacgcagtaacgcaagcctaGTGTGCGTCTCgggcgggcagatgttacggtaataacgcagtaacgcaagcctagtgtgcgtctcggacgggccgatgttacggtaataacgcagtaacgcaagcctagtgtgcgtctcggacgggcagatgttacggtaataacgcagtattgcaagccgagtgtgcgtctcggtcgggcagatgttacgtaatgacgcagtaacgcaagcctgGTGTGtgtctcggacgggcagatgttacggtaataacgcagtaacgcaagccgagtgtgcgtctcggacgggcagatgttacggtaataacgcagtattgCAAGCTGAGTGTGcgtctcggacgggcagatgttacgtaATGACGCAGTAACGCAAGACGAGTGTGcgtctcggacgggcagatgttacggtaataacgcagtattgCAAGCCTAGTGTGCGTCTCGGgtgggcagatgttacggtaataacgcagtaacgcaagccgagtgtgcgtctcggacgggcagatgttacgtaataacgcagtaacgcaagccgagtgtgcgtctcggacgggcagatgttacggtaataacgcagtattgCAAGCTGAGTGTGcgtctcggacgggcagatgttacgtaatgacgcagtaacgcaagccgagtgtgcgtctcggacgggcagatgttacggtaataacgcagtattgCAAGCCTAGTGTGcgtctcggacgggcagatgttacggtaataacgcagtattgCAAGCCTAGTGTGcgtctcggacgggcagatgttacggtaataacacAATGATactgagtttgtttgtgtttcagatGGAAAGTTTGTCACACATGAGCTCAAATCTCGAGGAAACTCTCGTGTCGTATCACCATCTGAATGAATCTGAATGGAGTGTTGCAAAGAAATCAGTCAGTTAATATTCTCCATTATTAAACACTTGTCTGTGTGTTCAGTTTGATATTGTGTTGATTAATTCAGCACATAAAATGATTTGTTTGTCTTCTGTGGTGCAGAAGGACGTGACTGTATGGAGGAAACCATCAAAAGAGTTCAGCGGCTTCCTGTAAGTAGAATACAGAACACAAGAGCCATTGAGTCAAACTCTGTGAGAAATGCCAATGTTATATTTGCAGGTATAAAACTGAAGGCATCGTTGCAGAGAATCCGCAGAAGATAGTGGAGTATATCAGACCGGGTCCGTACAGATTACACTGGGACAGTTTAATGACTTCAATGGAGATTGTACAAACACTAGACAAGGTGAATGTGTATCAATATCTATATCTGTGTGTTAATGTACAACGAGTTCAGAGAGAATGTTGTTCAGTATGCGAGTCTGTACATCATTATAAAACACATGTGGATACATTGTAAATAAGTCTGCAATATTTcta belongs to Xyrauchen texanus isolate HMW12.3.18 unplaced genomic scaffold, RBS_HiC_50CHRs HiC_scaffold_760, whole genome shotgun sequence and includes:
- the LOC127642718 gene encoding stAR-related lipid transfer protein 4-like; translation: MESLSHMSSNLEETLVSYHHLNESEWSVAKKSKDVTVWRKPSKEFSGFLYKTEGIVAENPQKIVEYIRPGPYRLHWDSLMTSMEIVQTLDKGCCVVKYTTAGQLWNIISPREFVDFSYTTDYQSGLLSCGQSHSLLKMFLK